One Erysipelothrix amsterdamensis DNA window includes the following coding sequences:
- a CDS encoding ABC transporter substrate-binding protein, protein MKKGVFKTFTVLMAALLVLTGCGKKTDKPEGEVVTLQLYQVGDAPKNLDELTDAINKISEEEIGVKVKFNYIGWGDYEQKMSVMVTAGDEFDLAFANNYTINAQKGAYADLTDLVKEHAKEFFDSVDPIYYDGNVIDGKLYGFPINGNVFAQQMLTFNSDYLNKYNIDVSNINSYADAEAALQTVKDNEPEVAPFAIGSGYKATLGNFDYILGDKLPFAINLDGDTTKIVNAYETSQGMETLKQIHGLYQKGLIPQDAATSTTGYALESPVWFMRQETQGPADYGDSLLSQVAGKEIISRPLNKPLKSTAQAQMGNFIVAINSKHKVEAVKWLNLLNTNAQMMNTLIYGIEGEAWKKIDDNHLELLDGYKEDNHMAAWNTGNSALLLQQAKITDEMIAKRAEDTKNAPVSPILGFNFKTDEVKTEISALMNVMEEYSAVINTGTVDPEVKVPEFVEKLKAAGWDKVLDEMQSQYDAFRANK, encoded by the coding sequence ATGAAAAAAGGCGTTTTTAAAACGTTTACAGTTTTAATGGCTGCATTACTTGTATTAACAGGTTGTGGTAAGAAAACTGATAAACCAGAGGGAGAAGTTGTGACATTACAACTTTATCAAGTAGGGGATGCACCCAAAAACCTTGATGAATTAACAGATGCAATCAATAAAATTTCTGAGGAAGAAATTGGGGTTAAAGTTAAATTTAACTATATTGGTTGGGGAGACTATGAACAAAAAATGTCTGTAATGGTTACAGCAGGTGATGAGTTTGACTTAGCATTTGCGAATAACTATACGATTAACGCACAAAAAGGTGCTTATGCAGACTTAACAGATTTAGTGAAAGAACACGCAAAAGAGTTCTTTGATTCAGTAGATCCAATCTACTATGATGGTAACGTAATTGATGGTAAACTATACGGTTTCCCAATTAACGGAAACGTGTTTGCACAACAAATGCTTACATTTAATTCAGATTACCTAAACAAATACAATATCGATGTATCAAACATTAACAGTTACGCTGATGCGGAAGCAGCACTTCAAACCGTAAAAGATAATGAACCTGAAGTGGCTCCATTTGCAATCGGTAGTGGCTACAAAGCAACACTTGGAAACTTTGACTATATTTTAGGTGATAAGTTACCATTTGCAATCAACCTTGATGGCGACACAACAAAAATTGTGAATGCTTATGAAACATCACAAGGTATGGAAACATTAAAACAAATTCACGGACTTTACCAAAAAGGATTAATTCCACAAGATGCAGCAACATCCACAACAGGATATGCACTTGAAAGTCCAGTATGGTTTATGCGACAAGAAACTCAAGGACCTGCAGACTACGGTGATTCTCTACTATCACAAGTAGCTGGTAAAGAAATTATTTCACGTCCACTTAATAAACCTTTAAAATCTACAGCTCAAGCACAAATGGGTAACTTTATTGTTGCAATCAACTCAAAACATAAAGTTGAAGCAGTAAAATGGTTAAACTTATTAAATACCAATGCACAAATGATGAATACATTAATCTATGGTATTGAAGGCGAAGCATGGAAAAAAATTGATGATAACCACTTAGAATTACTTGATGGTTATAAAGAAGACAATCACATGGCTGCATGGAATACAGGGAACAGTGCCCTTCTACTCCAACAAGCTAAGATCACGGATGAAATGATTGCGAAACGTGCAGAAGATACAAAGAATGCACCTGTTTCACCAATCTTAGGCTTTAACTTTAAGACAGATGAAGTTAAAACAGAAATCAGTGCTTTAATGAACGTTATGGAAGAATACTCAGCAGTTATCAATACAGGAACTGTTGATCCAGAAGTTAAAGTTCCAGAATTTGTGGAAAAACTTAAAGCAGCAGGTTGGGATAAAGTCTTGGACGAAATGCAATCACAATACGATGCATTCCGTGCTAATAAATAA
- a CDS encoding YesL family protein: MVATTITNVFERVYTVMKMSLMFWVLTLMGGVVLGVGPAFLVLMDLYHEHGWEYRGYAWRNLVSLFKTHFKRGNALLYTVLVPQILIGYNVYLATQVKHPLFFVLDFVLIAMFIFLSIAYIYALVLNAAFEIEFYNLIKLSVISVFVNFFKIFRILMLMMCVLALTYRYKGLILFGSIGIYIALMHWSLNGWIHEVDEKIEIL, translated from the coding sequence ATGGTTGCAACAACAATAACAAATGTCTTTGAGCGGGTCTATACCGTTATGAAGATGAGTTTAATGTTCTGGGTACTAACTTTAATGGGTGGTGTTGTTTTAGGTGTTGGTCCAGCTTTTCTTGTTTTGATGGATTTATATCATGAACATGGTTGGGAGTATCGTGGTTATGCATGGCGTAATCTTGTATCACTATTTAAAACTCACTTCAAACGTGGTAATGCTTTACTGTATACCGTTTTAGTTCCACAAATTTTAATTGGATATAATGTGTACCTTGCCACGCAAGTGAAACATCCATTGTTTTTTGTTTTAGATTTTGTCTTGATTGCAATGTTTATTTTCCTATCGATTGCATATATTTACGCTTTGGTTTTAAATGCCGCATTTGAGATTGAATTCTATAACCTTATTAAACTGAGTGTTATTTCTGTATTTGTTAATTTCTTCAAAATCTTTCGTATCCTTATGTTAATGATGTGTGTACTCGCACTAACATATCGATATAAGGGATTAATTCTTTTTGGTAGTATTGGGATTTATATTGCGCTGATGCATTGGAGTTTAAACGGTTGGATTCATGAAGTTGATGAAAAGATTGAGATCCTTTAG
- a CDS encoding response regulator transcription factor: protein MYNVLLVDDEYMILSGLQKIINWDDLGLQCIGTASNGQEALEFVRKNPIDIVVTDVSMPEQSGIEFVQAAQEEDINFNFVVLSGYQEFEYVKEGIRLGAENFLLKPINKNELNETLRKTVAKLDSEKRHAHTDTLLFENTLERWVNDDIDNVDLRRILKQVGKPLQAHALYTCMIITQIPESAQTTWIQRLIHHNQYYAFYDDQDLVMILEADRVEFDALRKDLSSHINHQNQMLAVGELLVPLEEVPNSYQQAETLVSVSRFYGDHPITERMMLKNKLEQNDSMYEISFKKFHHALSIGDIHLIKSEIGSMFKLLFEYEADPEYVRYIGFVIFSDIYRQHESVGSQMYHDLLHELNKCDSIAEIREVLHHALEATRNDQVLKQHNPNIQKVLQIVLKDYAKDITISSIADTLHMNAMYLGQLFKKETNKSFSQYLNHFRIKEAQNLLLKSNHNINEIAELVGYTSSGYFYKNFKKECGISPKEYRERYLKQPDRIR from the coding sequence ATGTATAATGTTTTACTTGTGGATGATGAGTATATGATTTTAAGTGGATTACAGAAAATTATTAATTGGGATGATTTAGGACTTCAATGTATAGGGACTGCATCCAACGGTCAAGAAGCCCTAGAATTTGTGCGTAAAAACCCAATAGATATTGTGGTGACAGATGTAAGTATGCCTGAACAGTCAGGAATTGAATTTGTACAGGCCGCACAGGAAGAAGATATCAACTTTAACTTTGTGGTTTTATCGGGATATCAAGAGTTTGAGTATGTCAAAGAAGGAATTCGACTTGGGGCGGAGAACTTCTTACTCAAACCCATTAATAAGAACGAGTTAAATGAAACCTTACGAAAGACAGTAGCTAAACTTGATAGTGAGAAGCGCCATGCTCATACGGATACATTACTTTTTGAAAATACACTTGAACGTTGGGTGAATGATGATATCGATAATGTTGATTTACGGCGGATATTAAAACAGGTGGGGAAACCCTTGCAGGCACATGCACTTTATACGTGCATGATTATTACTCAAATTCCAGAATCAGCACAGACAACATGGATTCAACGACTCATTCATCATAATCAATATTATGCCTTTTATGATGATCAAGATCTTGTAATGATTTTGGAGGCTGATCGCGTAGAGTTTGATGCTCTTCGAAAAGATCTTTCAAGTCATATCAATCATCAAAATCAGATGCTTGCAGTCGGAGAACTTTTAGTTCCACTTGAAGAAGTTCCAAACAGTTATCAACAAGCAGAAACACTGGTGAGTGTGTCTCGGTTTTATGGCGATCATCCCATTACAGAACGGATGATGCTTAAAAACAAACTGGAACAAAACGATTCTATGTATGAGATTTCGTTTAAAAAATTCCATCATGCTTTATCAATTGGGGATATTCATCTGATTAAATCTGAGATTGGGTCGATGTTTAAGTTGTTATTTGAATACGAAGCAGATCCAGAATATGTTCGCTATATTGGTTTTGTAATTTTCTCAGATATTTATCGACAACATGAAAGTGTTGGTTCGCAGATGTATCATGACTTGCTTCATGAGTTAAATAAATGTGATAGCATCGCGGAAATTCGGGAAGTACTGCATCATGCACTTGAAGCAACCCGTAATGATCAGGTCTTAAAGCAACACAATCCGAATATTCAGAAAGTACTTCAGATCGTTTTGAAAGACTACGCAAAAGATATTACGATCAGCTCAATTGCGGACACATTGCATATGAATGCGATGTACCTTGGACAATTGTTTAAGAAAGAAACAAACAAGAGTTTCTCGCAATACTTAAATCATTTTCGAATTAAAGAGGCCCAAAATCTCCTCTTAAAGTCGAATCATAATATTAATGAAATTGCGGAACTTGTGGGTTATACAAGTTCCGGATACTTCTATAAAAACTTTAAAAAGGAATGCGGTATTTCACCGAAAGAATATCGGGAACGTTATTTGAAACAACCAGATCGTATACGATAA
- a CDS encoding sensor histidine kinase, translating into MKRLRSFSANTENTSLMKKLIRSYSVILIIIITIFAITVGYVTSKRDYDEAVLQNKAISQKMTEIIESYEQDLRKIVFDLFTDADHVQSMKDYFYMDLPTYYTQQLSQDPFIFFPKDIQKLYDRYDGIEGFMITLNNSNDLYYSHTLQKMGYKPKRVPNIGEQLMFHRVLTNYDSYDPVGIIHLIADSQSINTQIDSINHSVPRSIYILTDNGKIKYAYTDREDEGLGVMLRQSYETGRDYSALIDQHYLKHEVPLQNGNRVVVAVNRADVVAKSFKTYASVILGSIVLDVLLLWLLFRTFGRYSHQVDDILQSMGRVKDGAIDYRIPTEDKEDELRDISIGINETLDSISQYVEEIYQLEIRQQDINLRALQSQINPHFLYNTLEFIRMYAVSEGVDELADVVYTFASLLRNNISLEKTTTLAKELEFCEKYVYLHQMRYPNRVAYKFDIEPGLEQIIMPKFTMQPLIENYFVHGIDFGRVDNAIKVTAYREKGQIVLEVSDNGKGMDHSRLVHIQKLIDESVFNINDHNSVGLLNVHERLKTYFSDSHYSMTISINNLKGFTVTMRFDEEGDKYV; encoded by the coding sequence ATGAAAAGATTGAGATCCTTTAGCGCTAATACAGAAAACACAAGTTTAATGAAAAAATTGATTCGATCCTATTCGGTTATCTTAATCATCATTATTACAATTTTCGCAATTACGGTAGGGTATGTCACATCAAAACGAGACTACGATGAGGCAGTCCTTCAGAATAAAGCGATCAGTCAAAAAATGACGGAAATTATTGAGAGTTACGAACAGGATTTACGTAAAATTGTTTTTGATTTGTTTACGGATGCTGATCATGTACAAAGTATGAAAGATTACTTTTATATGGATCTTCCTACGTATTATACGCAACAATTGTCACAAGATCCTTTTATTTTCTTTCCTAAGGATATTCAGAAACTCTACGATCGTTATGATGGGATTGAAGGGTTTATGATTACTTTAAATAATTCAAATGATTTGTACTATTCGCATACATTACAAAAAATGGGTTATAAACCAAAACGTGTTCCCAATATAGGTGAACAGCTCATGTTTCATCGGGTTTTGACGAATTATGATTCGTATGATCCCGTAGGGATTATTCATCTTATTGCGGATTCACAAAGCATTAATACACAAATTGATTCAATCAATCATTCGGTTCCGCGTTCAATTTACATCTTAACGGATAATGGGAAAATTAAGTATGCTTATACCGATCGTGAAGACGAAGGCTTGGGTGTGATGCTGCGTCAAAGTTATGAGACAGGACGCGATTACAGTGCCTTGATTGATCAGCATTATCTTAAACATGAAGTACCCCTTCAAAATGGGAACCGTGTTGTGGTAGCGGTGAATCGGGCAGATGTTGTCGCGAAATCATTTAAAACATATGCTTCAGTTATTTTGGGAAGTATTGTTTTAGATGTGCTTTTATTGTGGCTTCTCTTTAGAACTTTTGGTCGATACAGTCATCAAGTTGATGATATCTTGCAATCCATGGGTCGCGTAAAAGACGGGGCCATTGATTATCGTATTCCAACGGAAGATAAAGAAGATGAATTACGTGATATTTCAATCGGTATTAATGAAACACTCGATAGTATCAGTCAGTACGTAGAGGAAATTTACCAACTTGAGATCCGTCAACAAGATATTAATCTACGTGCTCTTCAATCGCAAATCAATCCACATTTCCTCTATAATACTCTAGAATTTATTCGAATGTATGCGGTGAGCGAAGGTGTCGATGAATTGGCGGATGTCGTTTATACCTTTGCCAGTTTGCTCCGAAATAATATTTCGTTAGAAAAAACTACGACCTTGGCTAAGGAACTCGAGTTCTGTGAGAAGTATGTTTACTTGCATCAAATGCGTTATCCAAATCGCGTGGCGTATAAATTTGATATAGAACCAGGCTTAGAACAAATCATTATGCCTAAATTCACCATGCAACCACTAATCGAAAACTATTTTGTTCATGGTATTGATTTTGGACGGGTGGATAATGCAATTAAGGTTACAGCCTATCGTGAGAAAGGACAAATTGTTTTAGAGGTTTCCGATAATGGTAAAGGCATGGATCATTCGCGCTTAGTCCATATTCAGAAACTCATCGATGAGTCAGTCTTTAACATCAACGACCACAATTCAGTGGGGCTATTAAATGTCCATGAACGACTCAAAACATACTTCAGTGATTCCCACTACAGTATGACAATCAGCATCAATAATCTTAAAGGTTTTACGGTCACAATGCGTTTTGATGAGGAGGGGGATAAATATGTATAA
- a CDS encoding ABC transporter permease, with translation MNQLKKVLRNIKKNAPFLLMALPGAIWMIFFFYIPVLGNVVAFKEFRFSPDGFFASLYNSKWVGFQNFKFLFATDNAYIMTRNTVLYNLVFIIVGTFLAVVLAVIMSMLRSKKKIKVFQTTMLFPYFLSWVIIGFFVYSFLSPDKGALNSILAMMGKEPVNWYNEPKYWPVFIVIIGIWKNIGYNSIIYFASIMGIDPTYYEAAIVDGANRWQQIRHVTIPQIIPLISIMLILAIGNIIRSDFGLFYNVTRNSGPLNQVTMVIDTYVYKGLSASGDLGMSSAAGLYQSVVGFVMLVSANAIIRRVDPESGLF, from the coding sequence GTGAATCAATTGAAAAAAGTATTACGCAATATTAAGAAAAATGCACCGTTTCTTTTAATGGCATTGCCTGGGGCAATTTGGATGATCTTCTTTTTCTACATTCCAGTCCTTGGAAACGTAGTTGCATTTAAGGAGTTTAGATTTTCTCCGGATGGATTTTTCGCAAGTCTTTATAACAGTAAGTGGGTAGGTTTCCAGAACTTTAAGTTTCTATTTGCTACCGACAATGCTTATATCATGACACGCAATACCGTATTGTATAACTTAGTCTTTATTATAGTCGGAACGTTTCTCGCAGTAGTCTTGGCTGTTATTATGAGTATGTTACGTTCAAAGAAAAAAATAAAAGTATTTCAAACAACAATGTTGTTTCCATACTTCTTATCATGGGTTATTATTGGATTCTTTGTCTATTCGTTTTTAAGTCCTGATAAGGGCGCGTTAAACAGTATCTTAGCCATGATGGGTAAAGAACCTGTTAACTGGTATAATGAGCCGAAATATTGGCCGGTATTTATCGTTATCATCGGAATATGGAAGAATATCGGATATAACAGTATTATTTATTTTGCTTCGATTATGGGGATTGATCCAACATATTATGAAGCGGCAATTGTGGATGGTGCCAACCGATGGCAACAAATTCGTCACGTTACGATTCCGCAAATCATTCCGCTAATTAGTATTATGTTGATATTAGCGATTGGAAATATTATTCGATCTGACTTTGGATTATTCTATAACGTAACCCGTAACTCAGGACCACTGAACCAAGTTACGATGGTTATTGATACATATGTATATAAAGGCTTATCGGCATCAGGGGATTTAGGGATGTCATCCGCCGCGGGTTTATATCAATCCGTTGTAGGGTTTGTGATGTTAGTTTCTGCTAATGCCATCATTCGCCGTGTTGATCCTGAATCAGGATTATTCTAG
- a CDS encoding carbohydrate ABC transporter permease, translating into MKKKKIEKVEVRSFSKNTDRVFNVIIGLFALSCIFPFIFVIVVSFTTETALMVNGYSLFPKEVSLDGYKFLYDFKGQLLNSFGVTVFITVVGTLINTTFTSTYAYAISRPNFKYRRFFTKFALLTMLFSAGMIPNYIVMTKLLGLKDTVWALILPMALSPFNIIVMRTFFKRTVPDAIIESARIDGASEFRIFIQIVLPLAVPGIATISLFAALAFWNDWFNALLYINSETLYPLQYLLMKIQSNLDYISQNVGLSGINSGIGLPKESARMAMVVLSTLPIAVSYPFFQKYFVSGLTIGGVKE; encoded by the coding sequence ATGAAGAAGAAAAAAATTGAAAAAGTAGAAGTACGAAGCTTCAGTAAAAATACAGACCGCGTATTTAATGTTATTATTGGGCTGTTCGCATTATCGTGTATCTTTCCATTTATCTTTGTAATTGTGGTCTCATTTACTACAGAAACAGCGTTGATGGTAAATGGTTACTCTCTCTTTCCAAAGGAAGTGAGTTTGGATGGATACAAATTCTTATATGACTTTAAGGGACAACTTTTAAATTCATTTGGTGTTACGGTATTTATTACGGTTGTTGGGACGCTTATTAATACAACATTTACGTCAACGTATGCGTATGCAATTTCACGTCCTAACTTTAAATATCGTCGTTTCTTTACCAAATTTGCGTTACTCACAATGTTATTCAGTGCTGGGATGATTCCCAACTATATTGTGATGACAAAATTATTAGGACTTAAGGATACAGTCTGGGCATTAATTCTGCCAATGGCATTAAGTCCGTTTAATATCATCGTCATGAGAACATTCTTCAAACGAACCGTTCCGGACGCAATCATTGAATCAGCCCGAATTGATGGCGCAAGTGAGTTCCGTATCTTTATTCAAATAGTTTTACCACTTGCGGTTCCTGGTATCGCAACCATAAGTTTATTTGCGGCACTGGCTTTCTGGAACGACTGGTTTAATGCACTCTTGTATATCAACTCTGAAACCTTATACCCGCTCCAATACTTATTGATGAAGATCCAATCAAATCTTGATTATATCTCACAAAATGTAGGGTTATCTGGAATTAATAGTGGCATCGGTTTACCGAAAGAATCTGCACGTATGGCGATGGTTGTTCTGTCCACATTGCCCATTGCAGTATCCTATCCATTCTTCCAGAAATACTTTGTCAGTGGTTTAACCATTGGGGGCGTAAAGGAATAA
- a CDS encoding GH92 family glycosyl hydrolase — translation MKSLNIDTRIGTNNQHSFSRGNALPYTGVPFGMNYFAPQTDGSKGSWWFHPETETFQGLRVTHQPSPWMGDFSSMLISPFSGDQRIHSLYDIQSTYRKQEAIFEPHYLKLYSPRYQLTSELTPSMYGASIRLQGSQAISVAFSAINEIDISQDGQNLVGWVSNPSGCEDPNLKMYFVFTMTQPGTLIQEKDFYVFKSDANNLQIHAAFSHQSLNQAHLNQTREIDNFDAMCDHAQILWTQNLDRITFNHHNPSQSQMFRHCLYRAHLFPMTFYEYDENMKPCHYNTMAKQTKPGYMVTNNGFWDTYKTVFPLMSLVNSDQYALSLKGFLNHANNTGYLPKWLSPDERGLMPGTLIDAVICDAILKGIGTEDADQLLAFMIHAASEESSNANYGRRAVRDYLKYGYVPNHYHESVNQTLDNAYSDFCIAQVATYCGKPEQAETYLKRSYNYQNLFDPQTGFMRPRDTSGNLEEPFNSHRWGGAYTEGSAWQNSFGVYHDIQGLINLYGGPVPFTQKLNELVNQKPTFDVGSYGFEIHEMSEMAAIDFGQMAISNQPSFHIPYLYTYANQASSSQVLLKQLMTHCFTDCFPGDEDNGSMSAWYIFSALGFYPVCPGSLEYVIGIPLLDSAQIHLSNGNTFNITTHNNHPQCNFINEILFNGIPYHDCILKHDTIMRGGHLEITLGIVPNDDWFNKIKPFSNTKKHI, via the coding sequence ATGAAATCACTTAATATCGATACACGCATTGGTACCAATAATCAACACAGCTTTTCAAGAGGTAATGCTCTACCCTATACAGGTGTACCCTTTGGAATGAATTACTTCGCCCCACAAACTGATGGATCCAAAGGAAGTTGGTGGTTCCACCCGGAAACAGAGACCTTTCAAGGTTTACGAGTAACGCATCAACCCAGTCCTTGGATGGGGGATTTTTCGTCCATGTTGATCAGTCCCTTCTCTGGAGACCAACGCATCCATTCACTTTATGACATTCAATCCACATATCGCAAACAGGAAGCAATTTTCGAACCACATTATCTAAAACTCTACAGTCCGAGATATCAACTCACAAGTGAATTAACACCTTCAATGTATGGGGCTTCTATACGACTACAAGGCTCACAAGCCATTTCTGTAGCATTCAGCGCCATCAACGAGATTGATATTTCTCAAGACGGTCAAAACCTAGTCGGTTGGGTATCGAATCCTTCTGGATGTGAGGACCCAAATCTTAAGATGTATTTTGTATTCACAATGACTCAGCCTGGGACCTTGATTCAAGAAAAGGATTTTTATGTTTTCAAATCCGACGCCAACAACTTACAGATTCACGCTGCTTTTTCCCATCAATCACTCAATCAAGCACACTTGAACCAAACTCGGGAAATTGATAATTTCGACGCCATGTGTGATCACGCCCAAATACTTTGGACACAAAATCTTGATCGGATTACGTTTAATCATCACAACCCTTCGCAAAGTCAAATGTTTCGACACTGTCTCTATCGTGCACACTTATTTCCAATGACTTTTTACGAATACGATGAAAATATGAAACCTTGTCATTATAATACAATGGCAAAACAAACCAAACCGGGTTATATGGTTACCAACAATGGCTTTTGGGACACATATAAAACAGTCTTCCCTCTTATGAGTCTTGTGAATTCTGATCAATATGCATTAAGTCTAAAAGGATTTTTAAACCACGCCAACAATACCGGTTATTTACCCAAATGGCTTTCTCCCGATGAACGTGGACTCATGCCAGGAACGCTCATAGATGCAGTAATATGCGATGCCATCTTAAAAGGCATTGGAACTGAAGATGCGGATCAACTCCTTGCATTTATGATTCATGCAGCTTCTGAAGAATCATCCAATGCGAATTATGGACGTCGAGCCGTTCGCGACTATCTTAAGTACGGATACGTACCGAATCACTATCACGAAAGTGTCAATCAAACGCTCGATAATGCGTACTCTGACTTTTGTATCGCGCAAGTTGCAACGTATTGCGGAAAACCCGAGCAGGCAGAGACCTATCTCAAACGTTCTTACAATTACCAAAACCTTTTTGATCCACAGACCGGGTTCATGCGACCACGCGATACATCCGGAAACCTCGAAGAACCCTTCAACAGCCATCGATGGGGAGGTGCTTATACAGAAGGTTCAGCATGGCAAAACAGTTTTGGCGTTTACCACGACATCCAAGGACTGATCAACCTTTATGGTGGACCCGTCCCATTTACACAAAAGTTAAATGAACTCGTAAATCAAAAACCAACATTCGATGTAGGAAGTTATGGTTTTGAAATACATGAGATGAGTGAAATGGCCGCAATTGATTTTGGGCAAATGGCAATCTCAAACCAACCATCCTTCCATATCCCTTATCTCTACACCTACGCAAATCAAGCAAGTTCAAGTCAGGTTTTATTAAAACAATTAATGACTCACTGTTTTACAGATTGTTTTCCAGGTGATGAAGATAATGGCAGTATGAGTGCTTGGTATATCTTTAGTGCTCTCGGATTCTATCCCGTATGCCCTGGTAGTTTAGAGTATGTGATTGGAATACCGCTTCTAGATTCTGCGCAAATCCACCTAAGTAATGGTAATACCTTCAATATCACTACCCACAACAATCATCCGCAATGTAATTTTATAAACGAGATTCTGTTCAACGGAATTCCTTATCATGATTGTATCCTGAAGCACGATACAATCATGCGTGGTGGACATCTCGAAATAACACTTGGTATTGTTCCGAATGATGATTGGTTCAATAAGATAAAACCATTCTCAAACACAAAAAAGCACATCTAA
- a CDS encoding MFS transporter: MRKNIVNSEPTFLLIIILLGFPQLHEALFAPSLQHVMQTFSVSANSAQNTISIYFLVFACGVLFWGTYSDSHGRRPAMMYGLSIYLIGASLVFIASNFTLFVMGRAILAFGIATTSVTTQTILREAFSPNVRNQLFSKVSVGLAFVPGLGPILGGFIVERYTLYSLLALLVVLGLSILVLAYNKLPETRIQEDLPKNSVLKVFLRLVRTPTVWIYGFFIAVMNAVMSCYYVEAPIILQAFFNRSLTEIGSYSVFFAISTILGALLTQMLLKHYKPERIMLIGNIVFGLGSLTMVFASHNPSLVFYIAGMIVVRFGTAISLSNAISLALNGFEDVYGTAGSLFSLGYYLCISLLVRIMAKLHTGSMLLMPRYFLVLASTLIILSIYTLKSKKL, translated from the coding sequence TTGAGAAAAAACATCGTAAATTCAGAACCAACATTTTTATTAATAATTATACTATTGGGATTTCCCCAACTTCATGAGGCATTATTTGCGCCATCCTTACAACATGTCATGCAAACATTTTCTGTAAGTGCAAACAGTGCTCAAAATACCATTAGCATTTATTTTCTAGTATTTGCTTGCGGTGTTCTCTTTTGGGGAACCTATTCTGATTCCCACGGACGAAGACCGGCAATGATGTATGGATTGTCCATATATTTAATCGGTGCTTCTTTAGTATTTATAGCATCTAATTTCACTTTATTTGTTATGGGTCGTGCAATTTTAGCCTTTGGAATTGCTACTACTTCAGTTACAACACAAACAATTTTACGTGAAGCATTTTCACCGAATGTGCGCAATCAATTATTTTCAAAAGTATCTGTTGGCTTAGCTTTTGTTCCAGGTTTAGGACCCATACTCGGTGGATTTATTGTGGAACGCTACACCCTATATTCTTTACTCGCACTATTAGTTGTATTAGGACTGAGCATACTTGTTCTCGCTTACAACAAATTACCCGAAACACGTATTCAAGAAGACTTACCGAAAAACAGTGTTCTCAAAGTCTTTTTAAGGTTAGTTAGAACCCCAACAGTTTGGATCTACGGATTCTTTATTGCGGTTATGAACGCGGTAATGTCCTGTTACTATGTGGAAGCACCTATAATCCTGCAAGCATTTTTCAACCGTTCGCTCACAGAAATTGGTAGTTACAGTGTGTTTTTCGCAATATCTACAATCCTGGGAGCGCTCTTAACTCAAATGCTTTTAAAACACTATAAACCCGAACGCATCATGCTCATTGGTAATATTGTTTTCGGACTCGGTAGTTTAACCATGGTTTTTGCTTCACACAATCCATCTCTTGTGTTTTATATTGCAGGAATGATTGTTGTTAGATTTGGTACAGCCATTTCACTATCCAATGCAATCAGTTTAGCTCTAAATGGCTTCGAAGATGTTTACGGAACCGCAGGTTCCCTATTCAGTCTGGGTTACTACCTATGTATTAGCTTGTTAGTTCGTATTATGGCAAAACTTCATACGGGTAGTATGCTTTTGATGCCACGATACTTTTTAGTACTAGCAAGTACACTAATCATTCTTTCCATTTATACACTTAAGTCCAAAAAATTATAA